A genome region from Candidatus Protochlamydia phocaeensis includes the following:
- a CDS encoding Fic family protein, whose protein sequence is MHSLTQFYLNQLRFSEEHLSTLRTIGEYRGKQVLYFKQAPEILKNLQQVAVIESSESSNRLEGITAPHSRIADLVIKNSSPIDRSEQEIAGYRDALNLIHQSGVHMRFSLNVILQLHSWLYRYLPHQGGQWKLTDNQILEIHPDGRKRIRFTPTTAFETPQAMEELVRRYDASIQAWGKEPLIILPLTILDFLCIHPFSDGNGRTARLLTLLLLYHFDYQVGRYISLERIFEESKDSYYQTLERSSKGWHEGEHDVMPWMTYFWGVLLRAYGEFEARVGTLKTGQGSKNAYIRQTVESMIGPFAISDIERACPAVSRDTIRLVLRQLRDESVIIPQGKGRGAKWIVNR, encoded by the coding sequence ATGCATTCTTTAACTCAATTCTATCTCAATCAATTACGTTTCTCTGAAGAACATTTGTCTACTTTGCGCACAATTGGAGAGTATAGGGGAAAGCAGGTGCTTTACTTTAAGCAAGCGCCCGAAATCCTTAAAAATCTTCAGCAGGTAGCTGTTATTGAATCTAGCGAGTCGTCTAATCGCTTAGAGGGAATTACGGCACCCCATAGTCGCATTGCTGATTTAGTCATCAAAAATAGTTCGCCTATTGATCGCTCAGAGCAGGAAATAGCAGGGTATAGAGACGCCTTAAATCTCATTCATCAATCAGGCGTACATATGCGTTTTTCCCTCAACGTCATTTTGCAGTTGCATTCTTGGCTTTATCGCTATCTTCCTCATCAAGGAGGACAATGGAAGTTAACGGATAATCAAATATTGGAAATCCATCCCGATGGGCGCAAGCGCATCCGCTTTACTCCCACCACGGCTTTTGAAACACCTCAGGCAATGGAGGAGTTGGTCCGCCGTTATGACGCAAGCATTCAGGCTTGGGGAAAAGAACCTTTAATTATTCTGCCTTTAACAATTTTGGATTTTCTCTGCATCCATCCTTTCAGCGATGGCAATGGACGGACTGCACGGCTTCTCACTTTGCTTCTTCTTTACCACTTCGATTATCAAGTTGGGCGTTACATTAGTCTCGAGCGCATATTTGAAGAATCTAAGGATAGTTATTATCAGACGTTGGAGCGTAGTTCGAAAGGGTGGCATGAAGGGGAGCATGATGTCATGCCTTGGATGACGTACTTTTGGGGCGTTTTATTGCGGGCTTATGGAGAGTTTGAAGCGCGAGTCGGGACGTTAAAGACTGGGCAGGGGAGTAAAAATGCGTATATTCGACAGACGGTAGAGAGCATGATCGGTCCATTTGCTATTTCAGATATTGAACGGGCTTGTCCAGCTGTTAGTCGGGATACTATTCGCCTGGTTTTAAGACAACTGCGAGATGAAAGCGTCATTATTCCGCAAGGGAAAGGAAGAGGGGCCAAATGGATAGTAAACCGATAA